The following coding sequences lie in one Pseudomonas monsensis genomic window:
- a CDS encoding CAP domain-containing protein, whose protein sequence is MRHAVRSSRFVSLCLLILSPLFAETAHAGAERQLVAAINDYRAHPQRCDRRPAQRLAPLALKSNLALPIGYRYAGGMREALKSSGYSAVAVRSIRVVGAEDAEAAFDLLQNDHCAALLDASYADIGVSRSRNEWQVVLAQPVLDSRVGDNRSVGKALLAEVNAARARPRMCGRQRFAAARPLSWNAALGAAAQGHSKAMAYGNYFAHRDPDGDLPADRARAAGYRGRQIGENIAAGQSSPGKAMAGWLASPGHCANLMNPMFTQVGAGFASEARSDEGVYWTMVFGAP, encoded by the coding sequence ATGCGCCACGCCGTCCGTTCGTCTCGCTTCGTTTCGCTGTGCCTGCTGATCCTTTCGCCGCTGTTCGCTGAAACCGCCCATGCGGGTGCGGAACGGCAACTGGTGGCGGCCATCAATGACTACCGTGCCCATCCGCAACGCTGCGATCGCCGCCCCGCACAACGCCTGGCGCCCTTGGCATTGAAGTCGAACCTGGCCTTGCCGATCGGTTATCGCTACGCCGGTGGCATGCGTGAAGCATTGAAGTCGTCCGGGTATTCCGCCGTGGCGGTGCGCAGTATTCGCGTGGTCGGTGCCGAGGACGCCGAAGCAGCCTTCGACCTGCTGCAGAACGACCACTGCGCCGCGTTGCTGGATGCGAGCTACGCCGACATCGGCGTCAGTCGTTCGCGCAATGAATGGCAAGTGGTGCTGGCACAGCCGGTGCTCGACAGTCGTGTTGGCGATAACCGCAGCGTCGGCAAGGCGTTGCTCGCCGAGGTCAACGCCGCCCGGGCGCGCCCAAGAATGTGTGGCCGTCAGCGGTTCGCCGCCGCCCGCCCCTTAAGCTGGAATGCCGCGCTCGGTGCCGCCGCGCAGGGCCACAGCAAAGCGATGGCCTACGGCAACTATTTCGCTCACCGCGATCCGGACGGTGACCTGCCCGCCGACCGCGCCCGGGCAGCGGGCTACCGTGGCCGGCAAATCGGCGAAAATATTGCCGCCGGGCAGAGCTCACCGGGCAAGGCGATGGCCGGATGGCTGGCCAGCCCCGGGCATTGCGCCAACCTGATGAACCCGATGTTCACCCAGGTCGGCGCCGGCTTCGCCAGTGAGGCGCGCAGTGATGAAGGGGTTTACTGGACGATGGTGTTTGGCGCGCCTTGA
- a CDS encoding Zn-dependent hydrolase, translating into MNAAVDVLQSTHQHINRDRLWASLMELAKLGATVKGGVCRLALTDLDRQARDLFVQWCKDAGCSVTVDQVGNIFARRPGRNPDLPPVMTGSHIDTQPTGGKFDGCFGVLAGVEVLRTLNDLGVETEAPLEVVVWTNEEGSRFAPCMMGSGVFAEKFTLEETLAKVDAEGVTVGEALNAIGYAGPRKVSGHKVGAYFEAHIEQGPILEDQQKTIGVVLGALGQKWFDLKLRGVEAHAGPTPMHLRKDALVGASVIVGAVNRAALGHQPHACGTVGCLQAYPGSRNVIPGEVRMTLDFRHLEPARLDSMIAEVKHVIDATCEEHGLTYELTPTADFPPLYFEKGCVAAVRGAAKGLGLSHMDIVSGAGHDAIFLAELGPAGMIFVPCEGGISHNEIENAAPDDLAAGCAVLLRAMLAASAMVASGQRAA; encoded by the coding sequence ATGAACGCAGCCGTAGACGTTCTGCAATCCACCCATCAGCACATCAACCGCGACCGCCTCTGGGCCTCGCTCATGGAACTGGCCAAGCTCGGCGCCACGGTCAAGGGCGGGGTCTGTCGCCTGGCCCTGACCGACCTCGACCGCCAGGCCCGCGACCTCTTCGTGCAATGGTGCAAGGACGCCGGGTGCAGCGTCACGGTCGATCAGGTGGGCAACATCTTCGCCCGCCGTCCGGGGCGTAATCCCGATCTGCCGCCGGTGATGACCGGCAGCCACATCGACACTCAGCCCACCGGCGGCAAGTTCGACGGCTGCTTCGGCGTGCTCGCCGGCGTCGAAGTGTTGCGCACCCTCAATGACCTCGGCGTGGAAACCGAAGCGCCGCTGGAGGTGGTGGTCTGGACCAACGAAGAGGGCTCTCGTTTCGCCCCATGCATGATGGGCTCCGGAGTGTTTGCCGAAAAATTCACCCTCGAAGAAACCCTGGCCAAGGTCGATGCCGAGGGCGTCACCGTCGGCGAAGCGCTCAACGCCATCGGCTATGCCGGGCCGCGCAAAGTCAGCGGGCACAAGGTCGGCGCGTATTTCGAGGCGCACATCGAGCAAGGCCCGATCCTTGAAGACCAACAGAAAACCATCGGCGTGGTGCTCGGCGCGCTCGGGCAGAAGTGGTTCGACCTCAAGCTGCGCGGCGTTGAAGCCCATGCCGGGCCGACGCCGATGCACCTGCGCAAGGACGCCCTGGTCGGTGCCTCGGTGATCGTCGGTGCGGTCAACCGCGCCGCCCTCGGCCATCAACCCCACGCCTGTGGCACCGTCGGTTGCCTGCAGGCCTATCCCGGCTCGCGCAACGTCATCCCCGGCGAAGTGCGCATGACCCTCGATTTTCGTCATCTGGAGCCGGCACGCCTGGATTCGATGATCGCCGAGGTGAAACACGTCATCGACGCCACCTGCGAAGAGCACGGGCTGACCTATGAACTGACCCCGACCGCCGACTTCCCGCCGCTGTACTTCGAGAAGGGCTGTGTGGCGGCGGTGCGCGGCGCGGCGAAAGGGCTGGGTCTGTCGCACATGGACATCGTCAGTGGCGCCGGGCATGACGCGATTTTCCTCGCCGAACTCGGCCCGGCCGGGATGATTTTTGTGCCGTGCGAAGGCGGCATCAGCCACAACGAAATCGAAAACGCCGCGCCGGATGATCTGGCGGCGGGGTGTGCGGTATTGCTGCGAGCGATGCTGGCGGCTTCGGCGATGGTGGCGAGCGGTCAACGCGCAGCGTGA
- the copD gene encoding copper homeostasis membrane protein CopD yields the protein MNEALVLCRFLHFTVVLMLFGAWLFRPLLLNGEALALDRQLTRLTRWLTAIALASGIAWALLITASMAGSAAAAFDVDTVALVLGNTFFGQVWRWHLLINALLLTLLFTPWRSNLALRLGLSGALLATLAPVGHGAMLDGLSGQLLILNQVIHLTCVAAWLGGLLLLVMILRQPSQPREVLRRFSGVGYWLVAGLLITGLINVRVLTDQWWPTPLFSGFALILLIKAALVVGMLALALFNRLRIDDCEQRMGALKRSVVLEWLLGMGAVAAVSLLGTLPPMITG from the coding sequence ATGAATGAAGCGCTGGTGCTGTGCCGCTTCCTGCATTTCACCGTGGTGTTGATGCTGTTCGGCGCCTGGCTGTTCCGGCCGTTGCTGCTCAACGGTGAAGCGCTGGCGCTGGATCGGCAGTTGACGCGCCTGACGCGTTGGCTGACGGCCATTGCACTGGCCAGCGGCATTGCCTGGGCGCTGCTGATCACGGCGAGCATGGCCGGTTCGGCGGCGGCAGCGTTTGACGTGGACACGGTTGCCTTGGTGCTGGGCAATACGTTTTTTGGCCAGGTGTGGCGCTGGCACCTGCTGATCAATGCGCTGCTACTGACATTGCTGTTCACTCCGTGGCGTTCAAACCTGGCGTTACGGCTGGGCTTGAGCGGCGCGCTGCTGGCCACGCTGGCGCCGGTCGGTCATGGTGCGATGCTCGATGGCTTGAGCGGGCAACTGCTGATTCTCAACCAGGTCATCCACCTCACCTGCGTCGCCGCGTGGCTCGGCGGACTGTTGCTGCTGGTGATGATTCTGCGTCAGCCGAGTCAGCCGCGTGAGGTGTTGCGACGCTTCAGCGGTGTCGGTTACTGGCTGGTGGCCGGGCTGCTGATCACCGGATTGATCAACGTGCGCGTGCTGACCGACCAGTGGTGGCCGACGCCGTTGTTCAGCGGTTTTGCCCTGATTCTGCTGATCAAGGCGGCGCTGGTGGTGGGCATGCTGGCGCTGGCGCTGTTCAACCGCTTGCGGATTGATGATTGCGAACAACGGATGGGCGCGCTCAAGCGCAGTGTGGTGCTGGAATGGCTGTTGGGGATGGGGGCGGTGGCGGCGGTTTCGCTACTCGGCACCCTGCCCCCGATGATCACAGGATAA
- a CDS encoding alpha/beta hydrolase, translating into MSRRLMSLVALIVALYLALCAALFVFQRSLIYFPRPAAVEAADARLKLSMPDADVWVTTRARAGPRAVIYFGGNAEDVSRNLPGFAEAFPDDALYFLHYRGFGGSGGSPSEEAIAKDALALFDQVYASHPQIAVVGRSLGSGVAVRLASQRPVQQLILVTPYNSLEEIAEQHYPWLPVKWLLRDRFESGKYAAHIRVPTLLLAASDDEVIARASTERLLSSFPKGVAVLKVVPDSGHNSISERREYLQWMGDVLNR; encoded by the coding sequence ATGTCCCGACGCCTGATGTCACTCGTCGCCTTGATCGTTGCCCTGTACCTGGCGCTGTGCGCCGCGCTGTTCGTGTTTCAGCGCTCGTTGATCTACTTCCCGCGGCCCGCTGCGGTCGAAGCAGCGGACGCTCGCCTGAAACTGTCGATGCCGGATGCCGACGTTTGGGTGACTACACGAGCACGTGCCGGACCGCGAGCAGTGATCTATTTCGGCGGCAATGCCGAGGACGTGTCGCGCAATCTACCGGGGTTCGCCGAAGCCTTTCCGGATGACGCGCTGTATTTCCTGCACTATCGGGGCTTCGGCGGCAGCGGCGGCTCGCCGTCTGAGGAGGCGATTGCCAAGGACGCCCTGGCACTGTTCGATCAGGTGTACGCCAGTCATCCACAGATAGCCGTGGTCGGACGCAGCCTCGGTTCCGGCGTTGCCGTACGCCTGGCCAGTCAGCGCCCGGTGCAGCAACTGATTCTGGTGACGCCGTATAACAGTCTCGAAGAAATCGCCGAACAGCATTATCCGTGGCTACCGGTGAAATGGTTGCTCAGGGATCGCTTCGAGTCGGGCAAGTACGCCGCGCATATCCGTGTGCCGACGTTGCTGCTCGCGGCAAGTGATGACGAGGTGATTGCACGGGCCAGTACCGAGCGCTTGCTGAGCAGCTTTCCCAAGGGTGTGGCGGTGTTGAAGGTGGTGCCGGATTCGGGGCATAACTCGATTTCCGAGCGGCGGGAATATCTGCAGTGGATGGGGGATGTGTTGAATCGCTGA
- the hydA gene encoding dihydropyrimidinase, with protein sequence MSLLIRGATVVTHDESYRADVYCADGVIKAIGEHLDIPADAEVLDGSGQYLMPGGIDPHTHMQLPFMGTVASEDFFSGTAAGLAGGTTSIIDFVIPNPQQSLMEAFRQWRGWAEKSASDYGFHVAITWWSEQVREEMAELVSHHGINSFKHFMAYKNAIMAADDTLVASFERCLELGAVPTVHAENGELVYHLQRKLMAQGITGPEAHPLSRPSQVEGEAASRAIRIAETIGTPLYLVHVSTKEALDEITYARSKGQPVYGEVLAGHLLLDDSVYQHPDWQTAAGYVMSPPFRPRGHQQALWHGLQSGNLHTTATDHCCFCAEQKAAGRDDFSKIPNGTAGIEDRMAVLWDEGVNSGRLSMQDFVALTSTNTAKIFNLYPRKGAIRVGADADLVLWDPQGTRTISAKTHHQQVDFNIFEGKTVRGVPSHTVSQGKVVWADGDLRAERGAGRYIERPAYPAVFDLLSKRAELHKPTAVKR encoded by the coding sequence ATGTCTCTGTTGATCCGTGGCGCCACCGTTGTTACCCATGATGAAAGTTATCGCGCCGACGTCTATTGCGCCGACGGCGTGATCAAAGCCATTGGTGAACACCTTGATATTCCCGCCGACGCCGAAGTGCTCGATGGCAGCGGTCAATACCTGATGCCCGGCGGCATCGACCCACACACCCACATGCAACTGCCCTTCATGGGCACCGTGGCCAGTGAAGACTTCTTCAGTGGCACGGCGGCCGGACTGGCGGGTGGCACCACCTCGATCATCGACTTCGTGATTCCCAATCCGCAGCAGTCACTGATGGAAGCCTTTCGTCAGTGGCGCGGCTGGGCCGAGAAGTCCGCGTCCGACTATGGCTTCCACGTCGCGATCACCTGGTGGAGCGAGCAGGTGCGTGAGGAGATGGCCGAGCTGGTCAGCCATCACGGGATCAACAGCTTCAAGCATTTCATGGCCTACAAGAACGCGATCATGGCCGCCGACGACACGCTGGTGGCGAGTTTCGAGCGCTGCCTGGAACTCGGCGCGGTGCCGACCGTGCACGCGGAAAACGGCGAGCTGGTCTATCACTTGCAACGCAAGTTGATGGCCCAGGGCATCACCGGGCCGGAAGCGCATCCGCTGTCGCGGCCGTCGCAGGTGGAAGGCGAAGCGGCGAGCCGGGCGATTCGCATTGCCGAAACCATCGGTACGCCGTTGTACCTGGTGCACGTTTCCACCAAGGAAGCCCTCGACGAAATCACCTATGCCCGCAGCAAGGGCCAACCGGTTTACGGCGAAGTGCTGGCCGGGCATCTGCTGCTCGACGACAGCGTCTATCAGCACCCGGACTGGCAGACCGCCGCCGGTTACGTGATGAGCCCGCCGTTCCGTCCGCGCGGGCATCAGCAAGCGCTGTGGCATGGCCTGCAAAGTGGCAACCTGCACACCACCGCCACCGATCACTGCTGCTTCTGCGCCGAGCAAAAAGCCGCCGGGCGCGACGACTTCAGCAAGATCCCCAACGGCACCGCCGGCATCGAAGACCGCATGGCAGTGTTGTGGGACGAAGGGGTCAACAGCGGGCGTTTGTCGATGCAGGACTTCGTCGCCCTCACCTCCACCAACACTGCAAAAATCTTCAACCTCTACCCGCGCAAAGGCGCGATTCGTGTGGGTGCCGATGCCGACCTGGTGCTGTGGGACCCGCAAGGTACGCGCACCATCTCCGCCAAGACCCACCATCAGCAGGTGGACTTCAACATCTTCGAAGGCAAGACCGTGCGCGGCGTGCCGAGCCATACCGTCAGCCAGGGCAAAGTGGTCTGGGCGGACGGCGACCTGCGCGCCGAGCGCGGGGCCGGGCGCTACATCGAACGGCCGGCGTATCCGGCGGTGTTTGATTTGCTGAGCAAGCGCGCTGAGTTGCATAAACCGACTGCTGTGAAACGCTGA
- the preA gene encoding NAD-dependent dihydropyrimidine dehydrogenase subunit PreA: MADLSIVFAGIKAPNPFWLASAPPTDKAYNVVRAFEAGWGGVVWKTLGEDPAAVNVSSRYSAHYGNNREVLGINNIELITDRSLEINLREITQVKKDWPDRALIVSLMVPCVEESWKHILPLVEATGADGIELNFGCPHGMPERGMGAAVGQVPEYVEQVTRWCKTYCSLPVIVKLTPNITDIRVAARAAHRGGADAVSLINTINSITSVDLEHMVALPTVGSKSTHGGYCGSAVKPIALNMVAEIARDPQTQGLPICGIGGIGSWRDAAEFMALGSGAVQVCTAAMLHGFRIVEEMKDGLSRWMDSQGYANIAEFSGRAVGNTTDWKYLDINYQVIAKIDQDACIGCGRCHIACEDTSHQAISSLKQADGTHKYEVIDDECVGCNLCQITCPVQDCIEMVPMETGKPFLDWNHDPRNPYHVAV; the protein is encoded by the coding sequence ATGGCCGATCTCTCGATTGTCTTCGCCGGTATCAAAGCCCCCAATCCATTCTGGCTGGCCTCCGCGCCGCCGACCGACAAGGCTTACAACGTAGTCCGTGCCTTCGAGGCCGGTTGGGGCGGCGTGGTCTGGAAAACCCTCGGCGAGGACCCGGCGGCGGTTAACGTCTCGTCGCGCTACTCGGCACACTACGGCAATAACCGCGAAGTGCTGGGCATCAACAACATCGAACTGATCACCGACCGCTCGCTGGAGATCAACCTGCGCGAAATCACCCAGGTCAAGAAAGACTGGCCGGACCGCGCGCTGATCGTCTCGCTGATGGTGCCGTGCGTGGAGGAATCGTGGAAACACATCCTGCCGCTGGTCGAAGCCACCGGCGCTGACGGTATCGAGCTGAATTTCGGTTGCCCGCACGGTATGCCCGAGCGTGGCATGGGCGCGGCGGTGGGTCAGGTGCCGGAGTATGTCGAGCAGGTCACCCGCTGGTGCAAGACTTATTGCTCGCTGCCGGTGATCGTCAAACTGACGCCGAACATCACCGACATCCGCGTCGCCGCCCGCGCCGCGCATCGCGGTGGCGCCGATGCGGTGTCGCTGATCAATACGATCAACTCGATCACCAGCGTCGATCTGGAACACATGGTCGCCCTGCCCACCGTCGGCAGCAAAAGCACCCATGGCGGTTACTGCGGCTCGGCGGTCAAGCCGATTGCCCTGAACATGGTCGCCGAAATCGCCCGCGATCCGCAGACCCAGGGCCTGCCGATTTGTGGCATTGGCGGCATCGGCAGTTGGCGTGATGCGGCGGAATTCATGGCGTTGGGCAGCGGCGCGGTGCAGGTGTGCACAGCGGCGATGTTGCATGGCTTCCGCATTGTCGAAGAGATGAAGGACGGCTTGTCGCGGTGGATGGACAGTCAGGGCTACGCCAACATCGCCGAGTTTTCCGGGCGTGCGGTGGGCAATACCACGGACTGGAAGTACCTCGACATCAACTATCAGGTGATTGCGAAGATCGACCAGGACGCGTGCATCGGTTGCGGGCGTTGCCACATTGCCTGCGAAGACACCTCACACCAGGCGATCAGCAGCCTGAAGCAGGCCGACGGCACGCATAAATATGAAGTGATTGATGACGAGTGCGTGGGCTGCAATCTGTGTCAGATCACCTGCCCGGTGCAGGACTGCATCGAAATGGTGCCGATGGAGACGGGCAAGCCGTTTCTCGACTGGAACCATGATCCGAGGAATCCGTACCACGTTGCGGTCTAG
- a CDS encoding TetR/AcrR family transcriptional regulator — MGNHKIEIRRSNVEKILLAAEKVFAEKGFGGTAMADIAAEVQLPRSNLHYYFSTKSELYSAVLFDLLEVWKQDALCFEMFDDPRVVLSSYIRAKMNHSRSRPYGSKVWANEIIHGAPTLGEALDVSLYDWAKMKEAKIRQWVEDQRILPVEPSSLLYMIWASTQHYADFDHQVNILNEHQPLSDMQFERAVQTVTSVILRGIGLEP; from the coding sequence ATGGGCAATCACAAGATCGAGATTCGTCGCAGTAACGTCGAGAAAATCCTGCTGGCGGCGGAAAAAGTCTTCGCCGAAAAAGGCTTCGGCGGCACCGCCATGGCTGACATCGCCGCCGAAGTGCAACTGCCGCGCTCCAACCTGCATTACTACTTTTCCACCAAGAGTGAGCTGTACAGCGCGGTGTTGTTCGACTTGCTGGAAGTGTGGAAGCAGGATGCGCTGTGTTTCGAAATGTTCGACGATCCACGGGTGGTGCTCAGCAGCTACATCCGCGCCAAGATGAATCATTCGCGCAGCCGGCCATACGGTTCGAAAGTCTGGGCTAACGAAATCATCCACGGCGCGCCGACCTTGGGCGAGGCGCTGGATGTGAGCCTGTACGACTGGGCGAAAATGAAGGAAGCGAAGATCCGCCAATGGGTGGAAGACCAGCGGATTCTGCCGGTGGAGCCGTCGAGCCTGCTGTACATGATCTGGGCCTCGACCCAGCATTACGCCGACTTCGATCATCAAGTGAATATTCTCAACGAACACCAGCCGCTGTCGGACATGCAGTTCGAGCGGGCGGTGCAGACGGTGACCAGTGTGATCTTGCGCGGGATCGGGCTGGAGCCCTGA
- a CDS encoding NAD(P)-dependent oxidoreductase, whose translation MIETLNHLPHPHESAAALAGHFTDLAPPLNARQAHLEASRCLYCYDAPCVNACPSEIDIPSFIRNIHQDNVPGAAQKILSANILGGSCARVCPTEILCQQACVRNNAQECAPVLIGLLQRYAVDNAHFTEHPFQRAASSGKRIAVVGAGPAGLSCAHRSAMHGHDVVIFEAREKAGGLNEYGIAKYKLVDDYAQKELDFLLQIGGIEIRHGQKLGDNLTLSELHQQFDAVFLGLGLNASKQLGLQHEDAPGLLAATDYIRELRQADDLSQLPLAERCIVLGAGNTAIDMAVQMARLGARDVNLVYRRGAADMGATGHEQDIAKANQVRLLTWAQPNEVLLDAQGQVRGMRFARTHLVEGRLQTTGETFELAADAIFKAIGQAFDSSALADPLARELKRQGERIQVDDNLRTSIPGVYAGGDCTSLDQDLTVQAVQHGKRAAEAINAQLMLNVEAA comes from the coding sequence GTGATCGAGACCCTGAACCATCTCCCGCACCCACACGAAAGCGCCGCCGCCCTCGCCGGCCATTTCACCGATCTGGCGCCGCCGCTCAACGCCCGGCAGGCGCATCTGGAAGCCTCACGCTGCCTGTATTGCTACGACGCGCCGTGCGTCAATGCGTGCCCGAGCGAGATCGACATTCCGTCGTTCATCCGCAACATCCATCAGGACAACGTGCCCGGTGCAGCGCAGAAAATCCTTTCGGCGAATATCCTCGGCGGCAGTTGTGCGCGAGTCTGTCCGACCGAAATCCTCTGCCAGCAAGCCTGCGTGCGCAACAACGCGCAGGAATGCGCGCCGGTGCTGATCGGCCTGCTGCAACGCTACGCCGTGGACAACGCGCACTTCACCGAGCACCCGTTCCAGCGCGCCGCCAGCAGCGGCAAACGCATCGCCGTGGTTGGCGCCGGGCCCGCGGGATTGTCCTGCGCTCATCGCAGCGCCATGCACGGGCATGACGTGGTGATTTTCGAAGCGCGGGAGAAAGCCGGCGGCCTCAACGAATACGGGATCGCCAAATACAAACTGGTCGACGACTACGCGCAAAAGGAACTGGATTTCCTCCTGCAAATCGGCGGCATCGAGATTCGCCACGGGCAGAAACTGGGCGACAACCTGACCCTCAGCGAATTGCATCAGCAATTCGACGCGGTGTTCCTCGGCCTCGGCCTCAATGCCAGCAAACAGCTCGGCCTGCAACACGAGGACGCCCCCGGCCTGCTCGCCGCCACCGACTACATCCGCGAACTGCGTCAGGCCGATGACCTCTCGCAACTGCCGCTGGCCGAGCGCTGCATCGTCCTCGGCGCCGGCAACACCGCGATCGACATGGCCGTGCAAATGGCCCGCCTCGGTGCCCGCGATGTCAATCTGGTGTATCGCCGGGGTGCGGCGGACATGGGCGCCACCGGCCACGAACAGGACATCGCCAAAGCCAATCAGGTGCGCCTGCTGACCTGGGCGCAACCGAACGAAGTGCTGCTCGACGCGCAAGGCCAGGTGCGCGGCATGCGTTTCGCCCGCACGCATCTGGTCGAAGGGCGCCTGCAAACCACTGGCGAAACCTTCGAACTGGCGGCTGATGCGATCTTCAAAGCCATCGGTCAGGCCTTCGACAGTAGCGCCCTCGCCGACCCGCTGGCCCGCGAACTCAAGCGTCAGGGCGAGCGAATTCAGGTCGATGACAACCTGCGCACCAGCATCCCCGGGGTGTATGCCGGCGGCGACTGCACCAGCCTCGATCAGGACCTCACCGTGCAAGCCGTGCAGCACGGCAAACGCGCCGCCGAGGCGATCAATGCTCAACTGATGCTTAACGTGGAGGCTGCGTAA
- the copC gene encoding copper homeostasis periplasmic binding protein CopC, with protein sequence MLFKNVLTTTALLASLFAATSVLAHAHLKSQTPAADSTVTAPADLRLTFSEGVEASFTKVTLTRDGAPIALKPLTTQGDKKTLIVTPAAPLTAGEYKVEWHAVSVDTHKSEGAYQFKVGQ encoded by the coding sequence ATGCTGTTCAAGAATGTCCTGACCACCACTGCCCTGCTCGCTTCGCTGTTCGCCGCCACCTCCGTGTTGGCTCACGCCCACCTGAAAAGCCAGACCCCGGCTGCCGACAGCACCGTCACTGCACCGGCCGACCTGCGCCTGACCTTCTCCGAAGGCGTCGAAGCCAGCTTCACCAAAGTCACCTTGACCAGGGATGGCGCACCGATCGCGCTCAAGCCGCTGACCACCCAAGGTGACAAGAAAACCCTGATCGTCACCCCCGCCGCACCACTGACGGCGGGTGAATACAAAGTCGAGTGGCACGCCGTGTCCGTCGATACGCACAAAAGCGAAGGCGCCTATCAGTTCAAGGTTGGCCAGTGA
- a CDS encoding NCS1 family nucleobase:cation symporter-1, which translates to MQQNRSQVTERDGLFELEAGSDVLDSPRYNHDMAPTKVRERTWNKWHITALWVGMSVCVPTYTLGGVLTAYFGLSVGEALMAILLANVIVLIPLTLNAFPGTKYGIPFPVLLRSSFGVLGSNVPCLIRALVACGWFGIQTMFGGLAIHLFLGSVFEGWKSLGGTGEVIGFMIFWSLNLWVVIRGAESIKWLETLSAPLLVAVGIGLLMWAMPNVSMTELLAIPPKRPEGASVVSYFAAGLTAMVGFWATLSLNIPDFSRYAKSQKDQILGQIFGLPLTMFLFASLGVVMTAASVKLVGVTVSDPVSLIGHIQSPVWVAVAMALIIIATLSTNTAANIVSPTNDFQNIAPKVINRTKAVLLTGLVGLALMAHELLKKLGLIVSDVSLETVYSNWLLGYSSLLGPIAGIMVVDYFMIKKQQLDLAGLYRDDVYPAWNWAGFTAFGVPVLLTLLSLGSDAFSWFYSYGWFTGSALGGVIYYGLCVMRAQPSVMKTAV; encoded by the coding sequence ATGCAACAGAACAGATCGCAAGTGACCGAGCGCGACGGCTTGTTCGAACTCGAAGCCGGCAGCGACGTCCTCGACAGTCCCCGTTACAACCACGACATGGCACCGACCAAGGTGCGCGAACGAACCTGGAACAAATGGCACATCACCGCGCTGTGGGTCGGCATGTCGGTGTGCGTGCCGACCTACACCCTCGGCGGCGTGCTCACCGCGTATTTCGGCCTGAGCGTGGGCGAAGCGCTGATGGCGATTCTGCTGGCCAACGTCATTGTGCTGATCCCGCTCACGCTCAACGCTTTCCCGGGCACCAAGTACGGGATTCCATTCCCGGTGCTGCTGCGTTCCTCGTTCGGCGTGCTCGGCTCCAACGTGCCGTGCCTGATTCGCGCGCTGGTGGCGTGTGGCTGGTTCGGCATTCAAACGATGTTTGGCGGCCTGGCGATTCACCTGTTTCTCGGTTCGGTGTTCGAGGGCTGGAAATCCCTGGGCGGCACCGGCGAGGTGATCGGCTTCATGATCTTCTGGTCGCTGAACCTGTGGGTGGTGATTCGTGGCGCCGAGTCGATCAAATGGCTGGAAACCCTGTCCGCACCGTTGCTGGTGGCGGTCGGCATTGGCTTGCTGATGTGGGCGATGCCCAATGTGTCGATGACCGAGCTGCTGGCGATTCCACCGAAACGCCCGGAAGGCGCCAGTGTGGTCAGTTACTTCGCCGCCGGGCTGACCGCGATGGTGGGCTTCTGGGCCACGTTGTCGCTGAACATTCCTGACTTCAGCCGTTATGCCAAGAGCCAGAAGGACCAGATCCTCGGGCAGATTTTCGGCTTGCCACTGACCATGTTCCTGTTCGCCTCGCTGGGTGTGGTGATGACCGCCGCCTCGGTGAAACTGGTGGGTGTCACGGTGTCCGATCCGGTCAGTCTGATCGGCCACATTCAAAGCCCGGTGTGGGTCGCGGTGGCCATGGCGCTGATCATCATCGCCACGCTGTCGACCAACACCGCGGCGAACATTGTTTCGCCGACCAACGACTTCCAGAACATTGCGCCCAAGGTCATCAACCGCACCAAAGCAGTGTTGCTCACCGGGTTGGTCGGGCTGGCCTTGATGGCCCACGAACTGCTGAAAAAGCTGGGGCTGATCGTTTCCGACGTCAGCCTGGAGACCGTGTATTCCAACTGGCTGCTGGGCTATTCGAGCCTGCTCGGGCCGATCGCCGGGATCATGGTTGTGGACTATTTCATGATCAAGAAACAGCAACTGGACCTGGCCGGGTTGTACCGCGACGACGTGTATCCGGCGTGGAACTGGGCCGGATTTACCGCGTTTGGCGTGCCGGTGCTGCTGACCCTGTTGTCGCTGGGCAGCGATGCGTTCAGTTGGTTCTACAGCTACGGCTGGTTCACCGGCTCGGCGCTGGGCGGGGTGATTTATTACGGGTTGTGCGTGATGCGGGCGCAGCCTTCGGTCATGAAAACAGCGGTGTAA